From the genome of Kluyveromyces lactis strain NRRL Y-1140 chromosome F complete sequence:
GTTTATAATGTTACATGCCACTTTTGTCTCATTATGTCATTACATTTTTCTCTATGCAATAACTACGTGAGGAAACCAAACGACTATTCTAAGAAACTCATTTACAAAGTTGTTCAAGCTCCTCATTCGCCAGTAAAAGCAGCTGGATGTCCTGGACGATATAATTTAACAGTGTATGTTTCGTGATTCTTTTCCCTTCCTTCTTCGGGAGTTTGTAGTCAAGGGagatgatttcttttgatttcGGCAGATTCTTATGAACTTCAGTCCAAACTGGTCGTGGATATCGTATCATCCCGATCAACTCATCgtattctcttttgaaagtgtttcttctttgtttctctaAATAGACATGTTTCCACCTTCGCAGCTCTGCAGCATCGCTTGAGATATCTTCAGGAATGACGTGTTCAGGAACTTCAACGATAGGAATTTTGGGATCAATTGGCTTGTACTGTTCATATGATTCGAATATTGGAAGAATCATGGGTTCTATCGTAGTAGATTTACCTTTACTACCATTGTCATTTTTTAGAATATCCTTGGAATTTAcattattgtttttttcttcatgaGATGGGGATGCCGCAATGGCAATCTTTGTGTCCAGCCTTTCTCCCTGCTTAGTGGTTGACTTATCCTGGAAATGTCTGGATATTGTGGTTTGTAGTTCAGTATGGTCGAAAATATAGGTATGAGGATCAGCTCCCAAATGTTCCGCATTTCGCATAAAATTTTGAGCCAGTTTCGGAGAGAAAAGGGCGGCATTAGAAGCCTTTGACGGTGAGGTAGTTAATAAACTATCCAAAAAGTGCTCAATTGCATGCGACTCGTTCACACTCAACAAACCTTCGTTATGTGAGTTTCCAGAGTGTTCACCAAACGCCCCGAAAGGTGATGAAATGTGGTTTCGGGGAGTCTGCGGTCTGCTACTAGGAACAGAATGGGTGATTTGTGATGCAGCTGGCTTTgtgtctttttcttcttggaaaGCTCTATCTCTATTGACTACTTTGTCAACTTCCTCATCAGTATTAGTATGCTGATCCCCTCCTGTCGAAGCATTCTCTGGAACAACAGTCATATGGTTGAAGAACTGAGAATCATCTACAAGATTCATATGAAATTGATCGTTTGAATCATCCCATAGTTCCGCTTTCTCATTAATTAACTCATAGGCAGTCTCGAAATCTAAACCTTCCAAATCCATGTCCAACAGAGAACCGAGGCCACCTTGGCTTTGAGCTTCCATTGTATTTTCAGAAAATCGGTTAAGATCTGTATTGCTACTGAACACTCCACGCGAATAGTTAAATGTCTAAATGTTTGCCTGCGTCCAAAATACCCTTTTATAATTAGATGGGTACTTTATAAATCTATCAAACGCAACAAATCTAGGTATACTTGTACCTCGAATCTCCATGCACTCATATATCAAACTCCGCAGATCTAATAGTCCAGCTAATAGTCAACGCTGTAATAACTCGATATAGCAACTTATATCACTCAATGGCTATATGTTTTTCTGCAACGCACCTCCAATAATTCATTCACATTACATTGTTGGACCTTACTATAAACTAAGATGTACTCTGTGATGTTTTCCGGTAATCGAGCTTTTCGTCAGTTTCTATTGAAATCCGGACGCTCTGGACATTTTCACATGGAGAGGATTTAAAGTCACGTGTAAGAAGATATCACGTGAACGGGCTTTTCTCGTATATCGTCTATCACTTAGCATCGCGCGAGCTACAAGTATCCACTCATTAGTCGTGATGGAAGTACAGCTCTCTGGCTGTTATAGTAATCAAATATGACAGCCCTGATCTAGCAGTCACGGTATGACTTCGCCTTCGAGAAATGAAAtggtttttctttgctCAATGAGAACTGCATTGTTGTGCCGTCTTGCCTCGTTGCAGAAGAAGCAATCCATTTCAACTTGCTGAACTTCTTGTGACCTCTGTTTGAGATTTTCAAGATCTCGTTAAATTCAAGCCCatcttttcttctattCCTCTTGATTGTCAACTGATCAAGGCCGTCGTCTAATGACAGGGACCACGAACATATATCTGagtcttttctttcagaaCATCTTTCTAAAGAGAAACCAGGTACCACTATATTTGGTTCGTCAGTAGTCAATAATCTAATGCATCTTCCATCTGGATAGAATCTGAAGTACCTGTAATAAGTGATCATGTGGATTGGGTTCAACAGCGAAGATGATCCTTCCGGGATCGATCCGTGCCTCAAATAATTCACCACACTGATATATATTCCATGGAACTTGATATACGGCCGTTCCTTTAGCATCTTTCTATAATTTTGACCCCATACGGTTTCTGCTAGTGCTTGTATATCTGATATACCGTTTAGCCTCATCTCATTTTCGTTGTATACTTGCTTCTTATAGATGTATTCCGCGAAAGTCCGGTACGGTGAGGAATCGTGGAAGCATAGCAAATTAAACTTTTTACAAGTCAAAGATAGGTTCATCCACGAGTCTGCTGAGCTTAACACAACCATGTCTATAATCATGGATAATATATCGTCAGGGAGCATATCCAAAATCCAGCAGGGAAGTTCAACAAGGTCTTCAGTTTGAGAAAGTCCTTCAGTTTCCTCTTTTCTGCCGTCCGGATCAGTTTCCGATGAACCATCAACAATATTGACATTAGAATTGAGCTTAAGCTTTTTCATCTCTTCATTTAACCGCCATTCATCATGCATCTTCTTTCTATATAGTTTCTCAACGTCCGGATTCATCCTTAATGCTTTACGGTAATATTTGATCGCGTCGGTCATAGCACCGGCAGTTTCCTTCGAATAGCCCAACTCCCATAGTGCTATAGCTTCAATCGGTTCCTCCATTACGCGTTGTTATTTTTCGTGCGTTAGGCCCCTTGGTAATGAGTATGCTTCCTCTCTCTTTTACCTTATATAGCCGACTAGCTTTTTATGCTGTTTACGTTTTGTTCAGCTTTACGCAACAGGAACGAATATAAAGTTACTACCGAGAGATGGACAAGTACGCAcaatgttgaaaaatatgaagTGGATTCCTTGTCAGTAGCTGCCATCCTCAGCAAATCGGATTTCTTGATTCTTATCTGACTAAAAAGTAATATTAAGTACATGGCATATTTAATATATGAAGAGCTATATAACTTCAAAGTTCATTAATATGTGAATATCACAAGAAACACAGTCGATAAATCATAAATAGCCAGTCCTTCAAGATCTGGTGCATCAATGAAAAGCAGGAACTAAAACAAAGTGCAAAGTGTGTAGTGCTGTATAGATGCTGCTTATTTCATTGTTATGTCACCACCGATTAATTTATCGATTTCATTCAATAAAgtaaaatcaaaattataTTCAAAGGCAAATTCATTACCATTAGATAAACTTCCCAAGAGTGCAGTGTTTTCAAGTCCAGTATTAGCATTTATATTGCTACtttttgacattttcatttcattatcGTAAAATTTCTTGGCTAGCTCGTAGTTCAATGACGGAGATCCTAGAAATTCCAAGAATATCGAAAGATTGTCCTTCTTAATTGAACCAGTTTTTATGCACTGAATTGCAAGAATCGAAGAATACAGCATATAAATGTTACTTTTCTGGaatgttttgaattttCTCATAAACGATCTTAATAAAAAGTACAACTCTTCAATTGCGTTTTCTATCGCCTGTTTACTCTCAGGAAGTGAATCAATAAACGGTTTGTTGTAGGACAAAAGGATAACAAAATAATGATACCATACATGAGCCAAAATAGGATTGTAATCGAAGTTGATTAGCGTTGCCTTAGTGAGAGCAAACTCATCAGGTAGATTCTTACGCCAGTTTGAAACTTCACTGTTGAATTTTGTTAGATATTCCCTTCTTTCCGTTAAAGAACCGGCATGTATGAATATCTTCGGGGCGAAAACCTCAGTTATTCTTGATAGCACAATAATCTTTTTTAAAGGTTTGGCAATAGAAGTTACAATTGTAGGATCGTATTGGTAATCTTCGATACCAGTATCAATATTTGGTAGCTCATCAGTTTCTGGAATTGTCGAATTTGACACACgcaaagaatttgaacGACCAAACAATACTGCAATCAAGTGATCGGCAATGTAACAGCCCCAGTATATTCTACTTCTCACCTCGATATCGATCTGTGACAATTTGTCGTCGTAGACGTCATCCCAAGCTTCGGGGTTCAAATGTAAGCCAATCTCATGAGCCATTCTAAAGGCTAACCCCGATTCATACCATGCTAATGGATTCTCGCCATTTCCAATATCATAGAAGGCAAGGCATAAAAGTGTTTGGATGATACCCAAtttagaagatgatgaataaCTCGCAGTAGATCCATCTAGCTGGAAGATTTTATTTAATACTTTTGTTTTAGCCAGTGTGTAATATTCTTGAGATTTCTTGTACAGTTCTTCGTTCTTATCGGCAAGCTTACTTCCTAAAGCAGCAATTGCAAACACCAATTCTTTAGAACAGTAGTATGCTTTTGTAGAAGGCTCACCGAAAAGGGCGCTTAGAAAGGTTTCTCTATGAATGAAAGTATAATGGCCAGGATATaaccatttgaaaaacaaCGATAAAGCAGGTAGTATCACTGGCGACCTGGACAATGTTCGGAGATTAGAGGTAGTCATATCTCGATTGACATCGTTGGAAAATATTTTTGTGATGGCTAGAGAATCGTTAGAATAGATACTGGATGAAACCACTTGGTTATTTTTGGTCAATGTACTTTGCATATTTGGTGATGAAGGAGTAGGCGATCTAATCTCAGCAAGGAAGGGCTTCCATGATGGGTTTCTTGGTGGAAGTGTATTTGATGGCGTCCCTTCTAACGTTTCgctcttcatcttctcGATGCTcctcttcaaatcatcaatcTCTGCCTCAAGTTTCTCTACGTATTCATGAGTTGTTCTTTTAGTCCGTTTATCATTGTTGACAGTGATACATTCGATCCCATATTTCAAGCAATTGGAACATGGTCTCTCCATGTCACACTTCCTCCTCTTTATTCTGCAATTCTGACATGCTAGGTGAGCTTTCCTCTTCCTTTTTCCATCAGTTATCGTTGACATTGAATAAACGCAGCTATGTTGTTGACGGTGGTAATGTTTATTGTAGTTCCGAAAAAGGTGCCCTATATCAAAAGGTACGACGGTTGCGCTTCCTTTCAATCCTGTAGAAGTAATGCCATTTATTTGGGTGACCGATTCCTTATGATACACTTTGGTAAACTTATGTCTTATACATCATTACTCTTTCATATCTCCAAATTGGCCAAAGATATTTCTTATTTGACACTCAATTCCtttcttctgttgatgttgGGAGATGTTCGAAAGGAAACTGACGCTGGGGAGGACAGTTTTGTATCAAACTGTACATCAGTAGATGTGTACCTAGTATGATAAGTAGAAATGGTTGTTATTGTATATGTACATGATTACAACTATGCTATAAGACAGGAGGGGGTGGGAACGAGCTTGAAGGTGATATATGCACAATGAATGATTACAGATTTTAATCCCTTAGAAAGTCGACCAATTTGGAGTTGAACTCTGATGGGTTATCCAAAACCAAATTGTGACCAGCTCTACTCACGATATCGAAAGTTCCATCGTAGCTTTTTCTTATACTATTGAACTCCTCTATCGCCAGCCTTCCAGCGACTTTATTCATCCAATCGTGTTCACCATAAACCAACATCAATTTTGACACTTTAActttatccaaagaatcCATGATCGGATCATATGCTAACAGGCTTCTTGAGAATAGTTGGTTGAATATTCTGATAGAGGTATCAGTCATAATTCCCTTACCGAAAACCAATTGAAACACGTACTCCCTGTAAGGGACGCTTGGAACTCTACCATAAGAGCTATTCACATAACCCCAACAAGCTTTGGCTCCCAGGGGACCCATCCATCTTAGAGCTTTATTTTGGTATTGTAAGATAAGTTTTGgtatatttcttttattcGAGTAGTTCGATTTGCTAGGGTCTTCGGATTGTATTTCATAATCTCTTTCCGGTTCCAAATGGTTATGGATAGAAAATATGCTTCTTTCCACACCAAGTGGTGACACAAGACATAGTTTATGGACGTTATCTGGGTATTTCAAAGAGTATTTGAAAGTTAGATAGCCACCGTACGAGTGGCCAACCAAATTAATCTTGGACaatttgttttcctttctcCATTTTTCCAAGGCATCGACGTAATAGTCCTCATAATGAGCCAAATGTTTCTTATATTTCTCTTCATCAACCGGATTCTGCAAACGGAAATACTGACCCTTCACAGTTTCGTTGAACTCTACTCTGTCAGGTTTTTGCATAGAGTCTACTGAGAGAGGTAACTCTTTCGACAACCCGTTCCCGGGCAAATCTACAGCGTAGACATCTTTCAAGGACAACGAAAGCTGCTCGAAATTCCTGAAAAATGTCATTGACGATGCAGCATACCCATGGATCATCAAAGTAGGTACCCCCACTGCTTTTGCCGTAGGATTCGAGATCCGCCATTGGTTGATCTCGCCCAATAGCATCGAATTTTCGACAGATATCCCGGAATCAAACTGCAATTGGTCCATAAGATTCTGTTGCAAATGCTTCAAACTACCCTTTGCATCGTAATTTAAACTATTCCACCACTGTTTCCAGCCAGAACGCTTCAAAGAGAGCTCGTCTGGTTGCGACATTCCTTTCCTCAACAGCCTCAATGCCAAGCTTCTGCGAACTGTCATATACTTCTCATATACTTCCCCTCGAATGTTTCACCACTGAAGTCTATTCAAAAACGTAAACTGTCACAAATGTCTGAACTTATATGGCAAGCAAGAAACCTTCAAAGTTGCCGGATAAACCACCCCGTGAACAGCTAACGGTGCTACTGTGTTTACCTGAGGCATAAGTGCATACATTCAGTACGTAAACTTTTAAAGCTTCACGGACATTTGTCAGCTTAAAGCCTCGAGAGATATAAAGATACCCGATGGAAATACGAtggttgatattttgaaaagaaatcaaaaatcAACATACGCACATGCACACACGTACACACTCATCCCGAGGAGAAGAGGTGGGATTCGTGTCGTCCTGGGCTATGAGTTTTAAGGTATTCAGTGAGAATACAAAGTAGTGAAGAATACTAGTAGGTCTCTACGGTTATTTTAAAATTAATCTAATTTATTATAAACCGTAATATGAGTGAACTTTTGGCTGAAGAATTGGTCCATGAAGACGGAAGATCGGTCGATAGCCGACAGGATTTAGGTACGCCAATGGCATCTGATTTGTTGTCCACATCGGCATCAAATGATATTAATGGAGACAGTAGCAACCAGGGCTCTGCTAGCGAGTATGATAGTGAAGAGGAGTACGATTCAGATGTAATTGATGAGTATGAGAGACAGCTTTCCGATGCTCAGCGAGAATGGGAACGTTCTTTAGAACAGCTATGGCAGGCGGTGACGTGGATTATACTACCGCTAGCGGGGAAACTTCTCGGCAGAAGAACCGCAGGCATAATATGGAGGAAGGTGATGAACCATTTATACTCTTGAATTCAATGGCATTAAAGAGTTTGGCAGGCGATTTCTCTCTTCATCCAGGTGACGAATGAATGAATTCACgatcaagaaaataatTTAAAATAATAACTACGGCATATATCAATTTACATACACTATGAACCTTTCGTCATTTTCCAGCTGCGACATTGattatgatgatgatgatgagggtgatgatgaacctcttgaaaaattaagCAAGCCCTGACAGTACGGTTTGATGAAACTTTCATCTATGAGTCTCTCAATTGACTCCAAAATAGGAACTCCTATCATTCTAGTCTCACTTTTGGTCATCACTCCGCAGACTCGTATTAGCAGATCAATGAGTGCTGCTGTTAATGCGTGTGGGTCTAGTATTGATTTCGAACGCCCGCTCTTGGTGAATATTATCTTTAGTCTCTCGTTTAGTTGATATAATAGTTTCTCGTTCACTTTATCCGACCCAGTTAGATTGTTCATATCATATATTATTTTAAGTTTCTCTAAGCTGAATTGTACCACTTCACATTTCATATTGTATCGCCTCATTTGAGGGATCGATAGTTCGAAACTGTTGAAGAGCCATTGTTCTCCATTACAAACTCGCAGTAAATGTTGTAAGAGTTCAATTCTCTGAGTACATCTTTCAGACACCATTATGTTTCTAGCAATTTGTAGTCTGTCGCTGTGGCTCTCTGTTGATAACTCTCCTATGTTTTTCCATTCGATATTGATTCATCCTCAATGTTTCTCAATGCAGGATAATCGTGATATTCATTTTAACAATTTGattcattgaaaacaatgtcTTTGAGGAAGACGCATAGAAGCATAAATAGGTACTGGAGATTCTAGTAAAGTATAATTGCCAAATCACAGTCATCTGTGAGATACTTATCCCCCGGATAATATTGGTGTTCCGAGAATCTGTTGATTATTTGGAGCTTTATCTTACTAATTGCAGCTTAGAGCTTATTTAAACTAACAATCTGAGCGCTTCATTATACGCCTAATGCTGGACCAAAGTGGCTAACTGAAATTGTAATAAAACTGCTCTTGTCAAATATTAGAGCCACTGCATTAACAGGTTTTTGACACCATCTCTGATGTTCCTGCtatttttgttgtttgtGGTGAGCCAGGTTGGCTTACTAGTATTCTCACCGAAATTTAAggatttgatcttgtttCGATGGTACTACCAGCACATCTACTACCCATTATTTACTGACTACACTCGTTATAGATGGAAGTACTGGTTGGTTCCTGGGTTCTATGCCTGCATCTTGATATTCTGTGTCCATCTTTTCTACAACAAGTTAAACGACACAGTCAATCCATATCTATATTCCCTTGAGAAAGCGTTTATCCCAATTACCATTGCATTTACATCATTGACAGGAGTAGCCTCCGTCTTTGTTAAACCTCTCGGGCTTCAGGCGGGCCCTCAATTTCAGCCTGATTACATCATATTCCATCCCTCTGCGGTTTGTCAAACGTGTAAAACCATCAAGGTACCGAGATCCAAACATTGCCCAATTTGTGAGCGATGCATTCCATTACATGATCACCATTGCATATGGATCAATAATTGTGTTGGGTATGGCAATTATGAGTACTTCTACTCGTTTCTATTGTCAAATTGTTTGTTATTAACCTACGCCTCTCTAAGATTGTTAACACTCTTCAGAATAACTGCATTCAAGAAAGACAAATTTTTCCTATCCTTATTCTTATTGACCACTGCATTCTCCCTAATTGCCATTGTATTCACCTACTATCAATTGAAGTTGGTAAACGACGGAATGACCAACAACGAGCAGGACAAATGGTATCTAGTACAAGAATACATGAGGAATGGGAATCTTGTGAAGGACATGGATGGTGTCCTGTATTACAGATCGATGAGCACTGATGCACAAACAGCAGAACCGATTTTTTACTCGACTAATTTGTACGACCATTCCAAATATCATCTCATAAACCCAGCTAAGATCCTCAGTCATGAAGAAATAATCAATCTTTATGACAGAGGGAGTTTTTTGgataatttgaaggaaaggaTTCATCTCCTCGattgaatgaatgaaacAAGGTGATCAGAataaacaagaaattatttAATACCATTATTACTGCGTCCTTTATACATTGTCACTTCTGTAAATATCAAGTAATAAAGAcaaaaaagggaaaaatCATTGAATGTAGCAACAAAGCATTCAAGTATCACAATTTCTCCTAAATTAGTTGCTGAATCCAACCAACTATCAGCAGGATGCATATGGCATGTTGTTCCCTCATTTCGCATCTCCAGCTCTTCCATTTCACAGCGTTTTTTTCGTCAGATGACTCAAAGAAATTcgaattgaaaaatttcaacatcaaagGTATGCTTTGGCCAGTGCTAAAGAACAGGTATCGTTGGAAAGTTTAACAATTAATATCCACTGATTACCTACTATCAACATTAGTTGAATCAGAGAAATTCTTGGTACTTGCagatttgtttgaattgcACCAAAACACTCGCACAGTCCCTTGCTAGGTTTTTGTGTGTTTATTGTTAACTGGAAGGAAACAATGAGCGTTGAACTTGCAAAAGTCTCCATCTTGGGGAAAGAGTGCGTCCACGTTGGTTATCAGATTCATGAGCACATTGTGAAGTCCACTTTGGAACATTGTAAGTCTTCTACATATGTGATTATTAATGATACAAATGTATCCAAGGTTCCATACTATCATGATTTGGTTAGTTTGTTCGAGAAATCCCTACCGGAAGGTTCTCGTTTACTTAGATACGACGTGAAGCCAGGTGAAGCTCACAAGAGCCGTGAAACGAAGGCTGACATCGAAGACTATTTATTACTTGAAGGGTGTACCCGTGACACTGTTATCATTGCCGTTGGTGGTGGTGTGATTGGTGATATGATCGGTTTTGTTGCGTCCACATTTATGAGAGGTGTTCGTGTCATTCAAGTTCCAACATCGTTGTTAGCTATGGTTGATTCATCCATCGGTGGTAAGACAGCTGTGGATACTCCGCTTGGTAAGAACTTTGTTGGCGCCTTTTGGCAACCGCAATTCGTTTTCGTAGACATCAAATGGTTGGAAACTCTCCCTCAAAGAGAATTTATCAATGGTATCGCTGAAGTTATCAAGACAGCTTGTATCTGGAATGGTGAAGAGTTTGCAAGATTGGAGGCTAATGCAGAAACGTTCTTGTCTGTGGTGAATAACTCACAAACAGTATCGGTGTTCAGTCCACACCATAATGAAACTGTAGAACTCACTTACACCAATATTGAATCAATGCTTGAACATACCTACAAATTGGTGTTAGAATCTATTAAGGTTAAAGCTCATGTGGTTTCGAGTGATGAAAGAGAGTCAGGATTGAGAAATTTACTAAATTTCGGTCACACCATTGGTCATGCTTACGAAGCGATCTTAACACCCCAAGCTTTGCACGGTGAATGTGTGTCAATAGGTATGGTCAAGGAGGCAGAACTTTCACGTTATATGAATATACTATCTGCGACACAAGTTGCCCGTATGGTAAAAATTCTAGCTGCCTACGGTTTGCCCATCAGTGTTAATGAGAAATGGTTTAAAGAGTTaactttgaataaaaagaCACCTTTGGACGttttattgaagaagatgagtATCGACAAAAAGAATGATGgttcaaaaaagaaggttGTCATCCTAGAAAAAATTGGTA
Proteins encoded in this window:
- the CHA4 gene encoding Cha4p (similar to uniprot|P43634 Saccharomyces cerevisiae YLR098C CHA4 Zinc-finger protein with Zn[2]-Cys[6] fungal-type binuclear cluster domain DNA-binding transcriptional activator or CHA1 and some similarities to YOR337W uniprot|P47988 Saccharomyces cerevisiae YOR337W TEA1 Mutants are defective in Ty1 Enhancer-mediated Activation Ty1 enhancer activator), with translation MSTITDGKRKRKAHLACQNCRIKRRKCDMERPCSNCLKYGIECITVNNDKRTKRTTHEYVEKLEAEIDDLKRSIEKMKSETLEGTPSNTLPPRNPSWKPFLAEIRSPTPSSPNMQSTLTKNNQVVSSSIYSNDSLAITKIFSNDVNRDMTTSNLRTLSRSPVILPALSLFFKWLYPGHYTFIHRETFLSALFGEPSTKAYYCSKELVFAIAALGSKLADKNEELYKKSQEYYTLAKTKVLNKIFQLDGSTASYSSSSKLGIIQTLLCLAFYDIGNGENPLAWYESGLAFRMAHEIGLHLNPEAWDDVYDDKLSQIDIEVRSRIYWGCYIADHLIAVLFGRSNSLRVSNSTIPETDELPNIDTGIEDYQYDPTIVTSIAKPLKKIIVLSRITEVFAPKIFIHAGSLTERREYLTKFNSEVSNWRKNLPDEFALTKATLINFDYNPILAHVWYHYFVILLSYNKPFIDSLPESKQAIENAIEELYFLLRSFMRKFKTFQKSNIYMLYSSILAIQCIKTGSIKKDNLSIFLEFLGSPSLNYELAKKFYDNEMKMSKSSNINANTGLENTALLGSLSNGNEFAFEYNFDFTLLNEIDKLIGGDITMK
- the SWF1 gene encoding palmitoyltransferase SWF1 (similar to uniprot|Q04629 Saccharomyces cerevisiae YDR126W SWF1 Spore Wall Formation), which produces MFLLFLLFVVSQVGLLVFSPKFKDLILFRWYYQHIYYPLFTDYTRYRWKYWLVPGFYACILIFCVHLFYNKLNDTVNPYLYSLEKAFIPITIAFTSLTGVASVFVKPLGLQAGPQFQPDYIIFHPSAVCQTCKTIKVPRSKHCPICERCIPLHDHHCIWINNCVGYGNYEYFYSFLLSNCLLLTYASLRLLTLFRITAFKKDKFFLSLFLLTTAFSLIAIVFTYYQLKLVNDGMTNNEQDKWYLVQEYMRNGNLVKDMDGVLYYRSMSTDAQTAEPIFYSTNLYDHSKYHLINPAKILSHEEIINLYDRGSFLDNLKERIHLLD
- a CDS encoding uncharacterized protein (conserved hypothetical protein); amino-acid sequence: MVSERCTQRIELLQHLLRVCNGEQWLFNSFELSIPQMRRYNMKCEVVQFSLEKLKIIYDMNNLTGSDKVNEKLLYQLNERLKIIFTKSGRSKSILDPHALTAALIDLLIRVCGVMTKSETRMIGVPILESIERLIDESFIKPYCQGLLNFSRGSSSPSSSSS
- the HRT3 gene encoding SCF ubiquitin ligase complex subunit HRT3 (similar to uniprot|Q12347 Saccharomyces cerevisiae YLR097C HRT3 Putative nuclear ubiquitin ligase based on computational analysis of large-scale protein-protein interaction data); the encoded protein is MEEPIEAIALWELGYSKETAGAMTDAIKYYRKALRMNPDVEKLYRKKMHDEWRLNEEMKKLKLNSNVNIVDGSSETDPDGRKEETEGLSQTEDLVELPCWILDMLPDDILSMIIDMVVLSSADSWMNLSLTCKKFNLLCFHDSSPYRTFAEYIYKKQVYNENEMRLNGISDIQALAETVWGQNYRKMLKERPYIKFHGIYISVVNYLRHGSIPEGSSSLLNPIHMITYYRYFRFYPDGRCIRLLTTDEPNIVVPGFSLERCSERKDSDICSWSLSLDDGLDQLTIKRNRRKDGLEFNEILKISNRGHKKFSKLKWIASSATRQDGTTMQFSLSKEKPFHFSKAKSYRDC
- the MIM2 gene encoding Mim2p (some similarities with uniprot|Q3E798 Saccharomyces cerevisiae YLR099W-A Hypothetical ORF), producing the protein MSELLAEELVHEDGRSVDSRQDLGTPMASDLLSTSASNDINGDSSNQGSASEYDSEEEYDSDVIDEYERQLSDAQREWERSLEQLWQAVTWIILPLAGKLLGRRTAGIIWRKVMNHLYS
- the INO2 gene encoding Ino2p (weakly similar to uniprot|P26798 Saccharomyces cerevisiae YDR123C INO2 Component of the heteromeric Ino2p/Ino4p basic helix-loop-helix transcription activator that binds inositol/choline-responsive elements (ICREs) required for derepression of phospholipid biosynthetic genes in response to inositol depletion); translation: MEAQSQGGLGSLLDMDLEGLDFETAYELINEKAELWDDSNDQFHMNLVDDSQFFNHMTVVPENASTGGDQHTNTDEEVDKVVNRDRAFQEEKDTKPAASQITHSVPSSRPQTPRNHISSPFGAFGEHSGNSHNEGLLSVNESHAIEHFLDSLLTTSPSKASNAALFSPKLAQNFMRNAEHLGADPHTYIFDHTELQTTISRHFQDKSTTKQGERLDTKIAIAASPSHEEKNNNVNSKDILKNDNGSKGKSTTIEPMILPIFESYEQYKPIDPKIPIVEVPEHVIPEDISSDAAELRRWKHVYLEKQRRNTFKREYDELIGMIRYPRPVWTEVHKNLPKSKEIISLDYKLPKKEGKRITKHTLLNYIVQDIQLLLLANEELEQLCK
- the ICT1 gene encoding lysophosphatidic acid acyltransferase ICT1 (similar to uniprot|Q04623 Saccharomyces cerevisiae YDR125C ECM18 Protein of unknown function, similar to Rlp24p), producing MTVRRSLALRLLRKGMSQPDELSLKRSGWKQWWNSLNYDAKGSLKHLQQNLMDQLQFDSGISVENSMLLGEINQWRISNPTAKAVGVPTLMIHGYAASSMTFFRNFEQLSLSLKDVYAVDLPGNGLSKELPLSVDSMQKPDRVEFNETVKGQYFRLQNPVDEEKYKKHLAHYEDYYVDALEKWRKENKLSKINLVGHSYGGYLTFKYSLKYPDNVHKLCLVSPLGVERSIFSIHNHLEPERDYEIQSEDPSKSNYSNKRNIPKLILQYQNKALRWMGPLGAKACWGYVNSSYGRVPSVPYREYVFQLVFGKGIMTDTSIRIFNQLFSRSLLAYDPIMDSLDKVKVSKLMLVYGEHDWMNKVAGRLAIEEFNSIRKSYDGTFDIVSRAGHNLVLDNPSEFNSKLVDFLRD